From Sphingobium sp. RAC03, a single genomic window includes:
- a CDS encoding MlaD family protein, which translates to METRSNHVLVGTVTLLLLAAIIIAAFWFSRISDGQNKQYDIFFKQSVSGLAKGSSVNYAGVPSGQVESIDLWKRDPSFVRVRITVKDGTPVLQGTTASIAGVGFTGVSEVVLDGAVKGAPPIICPAENPQAVCPDGVPVIPTKPGALGELLNSAPQLLERLSTLTERLTEVLSDKNQQSIAGILANVERVSGALADRSPEIAATLAEARIAVQRTGVAVEQIGKLAATTDAMLNEEGKPLMADLRKSVQSATRSIDTLDKTIGAARPGVEAFSTQTMPEVNQLVRDLREMSRAFRGVAEKLDQQGAGSLVGSPKLPDYKP; encoded by the coding sequence ATGGAAACCCGCTCCAACCATGTGCTGGTGGGCACGGTCACGCTGCTGCTGCTGGCGGCGATCATCATCGCGGCCTTCTGGTTCTCCCGCATTTCCGACGGGCAGAACAAGCAATATGATATTTTCTTCAAACAGTCGGTCAGCGGCTTGGCCAAGGGTTCGAGCGTCAACTATGCGGGCGTCCCCTCCGGTCAGGTGGAATCGATCGACCTGTGGAAGCGCGATCCAAGCTTCGTGCGGGTGCGCATTACGGTGAAGGACGGGACGCCGGTGCTGCAGGGCACGACCGCGAGCATTGCGGGCGTCGGCTTTACCGGGGTGAGCGAAGTGGTGCTGGACGGCGCGGTCAAGGGCGCGCCGCCGATCATTTGTCCGGCGGAAAATCCCCAGGCGGTATGCCCCGATGGCGTGCCCGTGATCCCGACCAAGCCGGGGGCACTGGGCGAATTGCTCAACAGCGCGCCGCAATTGCTGGAGCGCTTGTCGACGCTGACCGAGCGACTGACCGAAGTGTTGAGCGACAAGAATCAGCAGTCGATCGCGGGCATATTGGCCAATGTCGAGCGGGTGTCGGGCGCCTTGGCGGATCGTAGCCCGGAGATCGCCGCGACTCTGGCCGAAGCGCGTATCGCAGTGCAGCGCACCGGCGTTGCCGTCGAACAGATCGGCAAGCTGGCCGCGACGACCGACGCGATGCTCAACGAGGAAGGCAAGCCATTGATGGCCGACCTGCGCAAGAGCGTGCAATCGGCGACGCGGAGCATCGACACGCTGGACAAGACCATCGGCGCGGCGCGGCCGGGCGTGGAGGCGTTCAGCACCCAGACCATGCCGGAAGTGAACCAGCTGGTGCGCGACCTGCGCGAAATGTCGCGCGCCTTCCGCGGCGTTGCCGAGAAACTGGACCAGCAGGGCGCGGGTTCGCTGGTCGGATCGCCCAAGCTGCCGGACTATAAGCCATGA
- a CDS encoding ABC-type transport auxiliary lipoprotein family protein: MFHAKPTGALAALTAAVLLSGCVSIGGKVPERLLTLDAVQKVPAGTAQRAGAGRTLIVSDPDAPKMLDTIRIPVQTSPTSVAYVTDVQWADTPRHLFRRLLAETISATTDRVVLDSGQFSGDGGQRLSGELIAFGLDAPGNNAVVTYDAVLTTPNGVALARQRFTASQPVGAKITSMTVGTPLNLAANKVAGDVAAWVAAMKD; this comes from the coding sequence ATGTTCCATGCCAAACCCACCGGCGCCCTTGCGGCGCTGACCGCCGCCGTCCTGCTGTCGGGCTGCGTCTCGATCGGCGGGAAGGTGCCCGAACGGCTGTTGACGCTGGATGCGGTGCAGAAGGTGCCCGCTGGCACGGCGCAGCGTGCTGGCGCTGGGCGCACATTGATCGTGTCCGATCCCGACGCGCCCAAGATGCTGGATACGATACGTATCCCGGTGCAGACCAGTCCGACGTCGGTCGCTTATGTGACCGATGTGCAATGGGCCGACACACCGCGCCATCTGTTCCGGCGCTTGTTGGCCGAGACGATTTCGGCGACGACCGACCGGGTCGTGCTCGATTCGGGGCAGTTTTCGGGTGATGGTGGGCAGCGGCTGTCGGGCGAGTTGATCGCCTTTGGGCTTGATGCGCCGGGGAATAATGCGGTCGTTACCTATGACGCCGTGCTGACCACGCCCAATGGGGTCGCCTTGGCTCGGCAGCGCTTTACCGCCAGCCAGCCGGTGGGTGCGAAGATTACGTCGATGACGGTCGGAACGCCGCTCAACCTGGCAGCGAACAAAGTGGCTGGCGACGTCGCCGCCTGGGTCGCGGCTATGAAGGACTGA